A segment of the Echinicola strongylocentroti genome:
TCCCAACCCACAAATTCCCATTATGATCTTTCTCGATTGCATAAACGGGCCGATCTACACGTTGCCCATTGACGACATGATAGCTAAGCCCCTCATCACCAAAGAACTTCAACCCTTCATGGGTAGCCAATAAAAGCCCCTCATCGTACCGCATCCAATCATACCCACAAAAAACCATGACCTCATCTGCGGAATAAACGGTCCCTATCAACTCCTGCCAGTTACCAGCCATAATGACCATTTTTCCATCCTCCATAAAATCAATCTTTCGGATTTTATTTACTGGCATATCAAGTTTTTCTTTGAAGATATGTCCGGTGATTTCCTGCTGGAAATGCCGCTCTCCCCGTCTATTAATATCGCTGAGATAAACATGGTTACCTGCCACTATAAACAGGCTGTCACCTTTGGGCACCGCATGCATCACAAATGACTTGTCTGGCACTTGGACAAATGACACTTGCTTTCTTTTGGGATCGTATCTTCCAAGCCCTCTCATGGCCGATGCGATCCATACTGTTCCGTTTTGATCCCTATGAAGAGTGGTCACCCTATTTTTGGGTTCCCCCAACATTCCTTCGCCTCGTGACTCAAAAATCACTTCTCCGTTTTTCCAGTGCTGGATGCCATTATTGAACCCATAAAGCAGTTCACCTTTACCCAGGGGCAAAACAGCCGAAACCTCATGTTCAAGTAACCCTTCGGATTTGTCATAATTCTGAAAACGTAACGTAGGTAGATTCACCACACCCCGAACGGTACCGATCCAAATGATATTTTCACGGTCCACAAATGAGGTATTGATGTAAAAGGATTTTAATGCATCATAAGTGGAAATTTCCAAAATGGTACCACTATCAGGATTATACTTGAACAGTTGGGAGTTAAAAAAATAATAGACCTTTCCCTTCTTGACCTGAAGACCAAACTTCCTCCCAAGGTTATAGTCCACTTGAGAAAAACCACTGTCGATGATCGTGTCCACTTCAAGCAACTCTCCTCCAGAGGCCAAGAAGTTTTTACCCAAGTAATAGTATCTATCATCATCTTTACTATAGCGAATGACCCAAACCTGTCCCGGCAACTTATCACTGGCCATCTCTATTGGAATAAGTGTATTTTCCGCATAACGAACGATCTTATTATCCAACAGCAGCAGCATTTCTCCTTGGGTCGTACAAAAGGTGGACCGTAGCTTCCCCCATTCTTCCAGCTTGTACCCATGAAAATCCCATGCAAAAGAGCGTACATGAGACATCGCTAAAAAACCACTCCCTGAAAGAAGAAGTTGCTTCCCCTCACCTTTGCCCAAAACATGCAGCTGAAGTCCATCACCATTTATCCGAGACTTGATTTGATGTGGAATTTCATATACGGACCACGTCTTTTTTTCCAGTCTAAAAATTACAGGATTCCCCTTTGTAGCATACACCCACACTACTCCGTCCGGATCTATCTCAAAAGAAGCATCTTTCCCCAGCTTGTCGGCCACTTCCTCTGGCAGCCCATAGGTATTGATTCCGTCAGAATAATGAACCCCCCTGGCAGTAGCAAACCAAACCTTGCCGTTATTGTCCTGATCAATGGATAAGACAATTCCGGAAGGCAAATCCAATCCTTTGATTTGCTTGTTCATCTGAAAGGACTGGGCCATTATTGTTCCGTTCAGAAAAAATAAAACGAATAGGAAGATGTAGAATTTCGGCATAGTTCGAGTTCTAAGTTAGAAAAAGAATCCCATCAGATAAATTAAATTTGACATTGTTTCTTATTTCTTTTTGTACTAGCCCTTAATCTTTTATTTTTGTATCCAAACTTTAAAAATCGCATCATGAGTGTTTTAGTAAATAAAAATTCTAAAGTAATCGTTCAGGGCTTCACAGGATCTGAAGGTTCATTCCACGCACAGCAGATGATAGAATACGGCACTAATGTCGTAGGTGGTGTCACTCCGGCCAAAGGGGGAACTACTCATCTGGGAAAACCGGTTTTCAACTCCGTAGAAGAAGCTGTTAAAGCCACTGAAGCAGATACTTCCATTATTTTTGTCCCCCCTGCTTTTGCTGCTGACGCCATTATGGAAGCTGCTGATGCCGGCATTAAAGTGATCATCGCTATTACTGAGGGCATCCCTGTCAAGGACATGATGGTAGCCAAACCTTATATCAAGGAACGAGGCGCTACATTGATTGGCCCTAACTGCCCTGGTGTAATCACTCCAGGAGAAGCAAAAGTGGGCATTATGCCGGGTTTTGTCTTCAAAAAAGGACGAGTAGGCATTGTCTCCAAATCAGGAACGCTTACTTACGAAGCTGCTGACCAAATCGCCAAAGCTGGACTAGGAGTTTCTACGGCCATTGGCATCGGCGGTGACCCCATCATAGGCACCTCCACCAAAGACGCTGTTCAGCTGTTGATGGAAGACAGCGAAACAGACGCAATTGTCATGATCGGCGAAATCGGAGGCAACTACGAAGCAGAGGCTGCTACATGGGTAAAATCAAACGGAAACAAAAAGCCTGTTGTTGGTTTTATCGCTGGACAAACAGCACCTCCTGGCCGAAGGATGGGACATGCCGGCGCCATCATTGGTGGGGCTGATGATACAGCTGCTGCCAAAATGCGCATCATGAAAGAAAATGGTATACATGTAGCCGAATCTCCTGCCGAAATCGGTGAGGTGATGGCCAAGGCCTTGAATGTAGAAGCATAACCGCCTACATCTTATTCATAGAAGACACAAAAAGCATCCGCCAAGGCGGATGCTTTTTTAATGTGTAATCAGAAAGTGTTTGGTCTTTCAGGTGGCCATTTCCCTTACTAAGTGATTAGCTTCGGGTTTAATATTCAATATCCCTTAACCATCCGGTAATGCTAATTCGCTCTTTTTTGGTCGGCAAGACCTCATGTGGAATCTCGCCACTGAGAAACACCACCATTCTACCTCCCACTGGAAACACATCCATTTTCTCTTCCACTTCCCCACTTCCCGGCAAATACATCCTTAACGCCCCTCCATCTTCTCTTGTCCAGGTATCATTAAGGTATAGGATAGTAGTCACCACCCTATACTTTACATGTTGGAATTGATCCAGGTGACGTAAGTAAAAAGATCCTGGAGGGTACATGGCAAAGTGAGCCTCGAAGGACCGCAAACCAAGAAAACAACGTTGGTTAATCGCCCCTCTAATCGCCTCTATCTTTGCCCAATATTGCGACTGTAGTGGGGTAAGCACGGTATGATCCATCCAGCTCACTTTATCACTTCTGATTTCTGGTTGTATTTTAAAAGCATCTCCTTTACCGATGCCAGCATGCCTAAACTGCCCATGAGCCAAAATATCCTGTTGCTCTTGCAACAATTCCCTCCGGAAGTCCTCTGAAATAAAACCATCAATAACACACCATCCCTGCTCATAAAGGGCATTGGCTATAGCCTGATTTTCCATGCCATATATTTTTAGCTACAAATGTAGATGAATAAATTTCAAGAAAACCATAATTTTGCATGAAATTGGTTACTATACATGCAATACATAAACATAACATCCATAAGCAAAAAGTACCATGAAGTAAATCCCAACTAAACTCGCAATAGGCATTCGGAAATATCTCGTGGTCTTCAATAACATAGCATCGCTAAACTTCTGAATTCTGTGATAGTTAAGCCCGTCCCGAAAGTAGTTGGAAAAGGCCATAACGAAGCCTTAAAGTAAAATACGGATAAAGGAAGGCATGAAAACATGTCTTGCTCTATCTCCAATTGGTAAAAATTAAATCAAGATATGTTATTAAAATCTGACGATATAAAAAGAATTGAAATTGATTTTGATTCAGGAATGTTACCCCCACCATTCAGTCATGTATTCAAGTTGAAGATAAGTTTTGAAAAAGGATTCATCAACACTCAATTTACTGTGCACTACACTGACAGGGATGAGCTGACCGAGGACGAGATTTTTTCGGAAGGATTTACCCAAGACGATGATTATAGTTTTATTGGCGAGGTTCCCAAGGTCTGGGAGCAACCCTTAATATCCCTCTATGCCCAGACTAAATGGTCCAATAAACGGGAATTGGACGAAAACGGTGGCATCAAGGTCTTTGCTAAAGACACCCATGGAAAAATCTCCAGGAGCATTCCCATGAACCAGGAAGAGTGGCACATGCTCGCCCAAGAATTCATTCAGGCCATTTATGAAATCAACCAAAAAGAAGCCCCGCTCACCATTAGGTATAAATCCATCACGAAAGAAACCGTGGACGAATACGCATTAACGGTAAAATTTTCGGTACGAAAAGTAATTATTGAAAAAAACGGAGAAATTACCGAATGGAACTGGGACGAAAGTCGTCAGCTCCTTTCTTATATTTACCTGCCTGACTATGACTATGAGGTAGCCAGCGATAGCCCTCCCAAAAAACGTGGGCAATATATTGATTGCGGAGATGGTTTTTGGCACAAATTTGGCAAAGGTGTTAACAATCTCGATGAATCGTTTGATGCAGTTTCAAAAATTCAGGAGGGATTTGAAAACTTAAACCAAAAATAAAGATTTTTACAATGAGAACTTTAAAATCAGTACTTGCAATTGTATTGAGTACAACGGTATTGTTTAGTTGTGCAGACTGGAGCAGCACAGGAAAAGGAGCTGCCATCGGCGCTGGTGCCGGAGGTGCTTTAGGCGGCTTGATCGGAAACAACAAAGGCAACACAGCGGCTGGGGCAGTCATCGGGGCGGCCGTTGGCGGAGCAGCTGGTGCGGCCATTGGCAAGTACATGGACAAACAAGCCGAAGAAATGGAACAAATCGAAAATGCAGAAGTAGAAAGAGTGGGCGAAGGCATTCAAGTAACCTTCGATTCAGGTATTTTATATGGATTTGACTCTTATGAACTCACTCCCCAAGCGCAGGAAAATGTCATGGAAATGGCCAGGATATTAAATGAATATCCTGACACCAACATTATGATCGATGGCCATACAGATAGCAAGGGAAGCGAGGAATATAACCAGAAGCTTTCTGAACAAAGGGCATCCTCGGTAGCCAACTACCTCAAAATGCAAGGAATTGATTCATCGAGATTGACCACAGTAGGTCACGGCGAGTCCATGCCTGTGTCTTCTAACGACACCGACGCTGGAAGAGCAGAAAACAGACGTGTGGAAGTAGCCATTACCGCCAACGATGAATTGGTAGAAAAAGCTGAAAATGGAGAACTAGACAACATGTAATTCTTCGCAACATCCCAATTATAAAAAAACCATCCGCGGTAACGGATGGTTTTTTTTGTTCCTTGACAGGAAGCACTATTGCTTTCAAATAAACTTTAACCCAGAAAATGTATTAGCCCATCTATGCCACGGTCCACAGGTATTGCGATCTGTCCGCCGCGGCAGACGCTCAAATCTCCAAACTTACTGATTCTCTCGTGCTTTCAGCTCTTCCCGACACCCACCGA
Coding sequences within it:
- a CDS encoding OmpA family protein, giving the protein MRTLKSVLAIVLSTTVLFSCADWSSTGKGAAIGAGAGGALGGLIGNNKGNTAAGAVIGAAVGGAAGAAIGKYMDKQAEEMEQIENAEVERVGEGIQVTFDSGILYGFDSYELTPQAQENVMEMARILNEYPDTNIMIDGHTDSKGSEEYNQKLSEQRASSVANYLKMQGIDSSRLTTVGHGESMPVSSNDTDAGRAENRRVEVAITANDELVEKAENGELDNM
- the sucD gene encoding succinate--CoA ligase subunit alpha, whose amino-acid sequence is MSVLVNKNSKVIVQGFTGSEGSFHAQQMIEYGTNVVGGVTPAKGGTTHLGKPVFNSVEEAVKATEADTSIIFVPPAFAADAIMEAADAGIKVIIAITEGIPVKDMMVAKPYIKERGATLIGPNCPGVITPGEAKVGIMPGFVFKKGRVGIVSKSGTLTYEAADQIAKAGLGVSTAIGIGGDPIIGTSTKDAVQLLMEDSETDAIVMIGEIGGNYEAEAATWVKSNGNKKPVVGFIAGQTAPPGRRMGHAGAIIGGADDTAAAKMRIMKENGIHVAESPAEIGEVMAKALNVEA
- a CDS encoding 2OG-Fe(II) oxygenase; the protein is MENQAIANALYEQGWCVIDGFISEDFRRELLQEQQDILAHGQFRHAGIGKGDAFKIQPEIRSDKVSWMDHTVLTPLQSQYWAKIEAIRGAINQRCFLGLRSFEAHFAMYPPGSFYLRHLDQFQHVKYRVVTTILYLNDTWTREDGGALRMYLPGSGEVEEKMDVFPVGGRMVVFLSGEIPHEVLPTKKERISITGWLRDIEY